The window ACCCTATGATAAGGATTTTATGGATGTCGTCTCGCCTTGGCATCAGGCCACTCCGGGATAGCGTCCTCTGGAGATCGCGAGGACAAAGATCACGGAGATAGTAAACGAAAACGCCGCCTGAGGGAACTTGTTTGGCACACCAACCGGTGAGCGCCTCCCGGCTTATCTTGACATCCAAATTCGCCCCGGAATCGGGTAGAATGGAAGTGATTGCGTGAGGCGCCGTCTTTCCTCGAAAGGCAACGGGAGTCACCCTATCCACCGGCACAACGGATTTCACATTCTCGACAAGGGGGAGGATATGATCGAAGCGTATCTTCAGGAAGAGAAGGAACGCGCCAAACTGGGCATCCCTCCGCTGCCGCTCAATCCGGAACAAACCGCCGGCTTGTGCAAACTGCTGCAAAAGCCGCCCAAGGGCCAGGAGAATTTCCTCCTGACCCTGCTCAAGGAGCGCGTGTCCCCCGGGGTCGACCCGGCCGCCAAGGTGAAGGCCGAGTTCCTGGCGGGCATCGTCTCCGGCAAGGTGAAATCCCCGCTGCTCACCCCGAAGGATGCCGTTGCGATCCTGGGAACCATGCTGGGCGGCTACAACGTGGCCCCGCTGGTCGCAGCCCTCAAGAACAAGAAGCTGGCCGACGACGCCGCAAGGGCGCTTTCCGGCATCACGCTGGTGTACGACGCGTTCGACGATGTGGCGGCGATGGCCAAGGCGAAGAACCCGGCGGCGGTCCAGGTCCTCAAATCGTGGGCGGAGGCCGGGTGGTTCACCTCGCGCCCGAGCGTCCCCGACACGATCAAGGTCAAGGTCTTCAAGGTCGACGGCGAGATCAACACGGACGATCTCTCCCCGGCCGGCGACGCATGGAGCCGTCCCGACATCCCGCAGCACGCACTGGCCATGGGCAAGACGCGCTTCAAGGGCGGGCTCGACACCATCGCCTCGTTCCGCAGGGAGGGCAACCCGGTCGCATTTGCGGGCGACGTGGTCGGCACCGGCTCCTCCCGCAAGTCCGCCTGCAACAGCCTCTTGTGGCACATCGGCGAGGAGATCCCGGGCGTGCCCAACAAGAAGACGCGCGGGGTGATCATCGGCGGCGTCATCGCCCCGATCTTCTTCAACACCGCCCAGGACTCCGGCGCGCTGCCGATCAAGGCCGACGTGACCGGGATGAAGACGGGCGACGTGATCGTCATCGACACCAGGAATGGCGTCATCTCCGACGAGAGCGGGAAGGAGCTGTCGAAGTTCACCCTCTCCCCCAACACGCTGGCCGACGAATTCCGGGCCGGCGGCCGCATCCCGCTGATCATCGGCCGGGCGCTCACCGCAAAGGCGCGCAAGGCGCTCGGCATGAAGCCGTCCACGGTCTTCACGCTGCCGGACAACCCGGTCCCGAAGAAGGACCAGGCGTACTCGCTGGCCCAGAAGATCGTCGGCGCCGCGTGCGGTCTGCCGGGCGTCCTCCCCGGCACCGCCTGCACGCCCAGGATGGCCACGGTCGGCTCCCAGGACACCACCGGCCCGATGACGGCCGACGAGCTGAAGGAGCTGGCCTGCCTCAAGTTCCAGGCACCCATGTTCATGCAGTCGTTCTGCCACACTGCTGCCTATCCGAAGGCGGCCGACGTGAAGATGCACAAGAGCCTGCCCGGCTTCGTCTCCTTCCGCGGGGGGGTGGCGCTTCGCCCCGGCGACGGCGTCATCCATACGTGGCTGAACCGCCTGCTGCTGCCCGACACGGTCGGCACCGGCGGCGACTCCCACACCCGATTCCCCATCGGCATTTCCTTCCCGGCCGGTTCCGGCCTCGTCGCCTTCGCAGGGGCCCTGGGTTTCATGCCGCTCGACATGCCCGAGTCGGTGCTGGTCCGCTTCACGGGGAAGCTCAACCCCGGCATCACGCTGCGCGACGTCGTCAACGCCATTCCGTACTACGCCATCAAGAAAGGGCTCCTGACCGTCCCCAAGAAGAACAAGGTCAACGTCTTCAACGGCCGCATCCTGGAGATGGAGGGGCTGCCCGACCTGACCGTCGAGCAGGCGTTCGAGCTGACCGACGCCGCCGCCGAACGGTCCGCGGCCGCCGGATGCATCCAACTCTCCGAGAAGCCGGTCGCTGCGTTCCTGCGCTCCAACGTGGCGCTCATGAAGAAGTTGATCGCCGACGGCTACTCCGACGCCCGGACGCTTGAAAACCGCATCAAGGCCGTGGAGAAGTGGCTCAAGAAGCCATCGCTCCTCAAGGCGGACAAGGGCGCGCAGTACGCCGCGGTCATCGAGATCGACCTGGCGGAGATTACCGAGCCGATCCTTGCGTGCCCGAACGACCCCGACGACGTGAAGCTGCTCTCCGAGGTCGCGGGCGACGCGATCCAGGACGTCTTCATCGGCTCCTGCATGGTCAACATCGGCCACTTCCGCGCTTCCGGCGAGATCTGGCGGGGAAAGAGGTTCAATCCCGACGTCCGCACCTGGATCTGCCCGCCGACCCGGATGGACCAGCAGCAGTTAAAGGACGAGGCCTACTTCTCCGTCTACAGCGCCATGGGCGCCCGCATCGAGATCCCCGGGTGTTCCCTCTGCATGGGGAACCAGGCGCGCGTGCCGGAAAAGTCCAACGTCTTCTCCACCTCCACACGCAACTTCGACGACCGGATGGGAGACGGCGCACGCGTGTACCTGGGATCCGCTGAGCTCGGGGCGCTCACCGCAGTGCTGGGAAGACTGCCCCAGCCGGCCGAGTACCTCCAGGTCTATAAGGAGAAGATCGAGCCGAACAAGGAGAAGATCTACCGGTACCTGCAGTTCGACGAGATGCCGGACTACAGGTAACCGCACGCATCCATCGCTCGGGACCCATTAGCGGCCCGCCTGGGTTTCCCCCCGGCGGGCCGTTTCCATCGGGCGGGTTTCTATGGTCCGGACCTGTCAATCCTGAAGCCCCAGCGCATCGAGTAGAAGAAAGGGCCATGGGGTTTCCCCCGTGGCCCTTGTTTGATACCTACCGAAGGGGTGTTTTCTGGCTACCGGCGGAAACCCCCGTATTGACCCCGACCCGGTCCCGAGCCTTCGCGTGGCACCTTTGCCTGGGCCTCCGACACCTTGAGCGTCCGCCCGTCCATTTCGGAACCGTTCATCTTGGTGATCGCGCTGGCCGCCTCCTGTTGGGTCGCCAGCTCCAGGAAACCGAACCCCTTGCTCTGGCCCGTGTCCCTGTCCGTGATGATGTTCACCGACTCCACCGTGCCGAACTGCAAAAACGCCTCTCTCAGAGAATCCTCCGTCGCGGAAAACGGAAGATTTCCAACGTACAGTTTCTTGCCCATAAGTCCTCCTTTAAGGCATCTGAGCCGCAAAAGAGGTCATGAGCACGATATCTCGGGATCTCTTGGAATGCGGACGTTTACGTACTTCTTTACTTTACCACACCGCTCATGGAAAAGACATCGGCTTCCGCCATTTTGTTCTTGTCATAAAACTTCCCTCCACGTTCTCCTCCATCTCCAGAAACATGGCGTACGGAACGGTAAAGGAAATCAGATCTTTCCCCAGAGCCTTCCTCGTGTAAACGCGTGCGGAAATATCGATCCGTCCCACCGTCGCGTGTTTGAGACGGATGGATTCCGCGATCCTGTTCCTGGACATCGGCCTCCCCCAGAAATATTTATGCGGACATTATGATCCGAATCTCATTCTACCGGATGACCAGACCGAAACTATACCCCCCCGGCGGGCTTCGAACTGGTGGATGAACCGAATCGCGAACGAGGAGGTCCGACGACCATGGCCGCAGGAAGAAAACCTGTGCTGCCGGTGACGGTGTTCACCGACTACATCTGACCGTTTTGTTATGTGGGCGAGAGGCGTCTCGCCCGTCTCGGCGAGGAATTCGACGTGCGCGTGGAGCGCCGGTTCCTGGAGATCCACCCGGAGACCCCGGCGAAGGGCAGGCCCGTTTCCGAGCTGGGCTACCCCCCCGAGCAGTGGGCCCGGATGATCGAGAACCTCGACCGGATGGGGAAGGCGGAGGGGATCGTTTTCTCCGAAAGGACCTTCACGACGAACTCCCACAAGGCCCTCCTCCTCGCGGAGGCGGCGAAGGAAGAGGGGCCGGAGGTTTTCGAGGCGCTCAACGAGGGGCTGTTCCGTGCCTACTTCACCGAGGGGAGGAATATCGGGGACCCGCAGGTTCTCCAGGACGTGGCGCAGGCGGCGGGCGTCCCCGCCGGACGGATCGAACAGGCGTGGTCCGACGTAACCTACGAGGAACGGTTGGCCCGCGACCATGAGGCCGCGACAAGGAACCGCATCACAGGGATCCCCACCTTCATCATCGACGGCCGGTGGGTCCTCGAGGGCGCCGTCCCGGTGGAGATGCTGCGCGAGGTGGCGCAAAAGACCGCCGCCATGAAGTCATGAACCGAACGGAGCGGGCACAGGGCAAGCGATCCCCATTGCCTCACCGTTTCCCCTTCGGGCCTCCTGTTTCCGAAAATTGTCGGTATCAGGCACCTTGCCACCGGTCGAGGGAAGTGTCGGTCCGAACTGGATCTTGTGACAGCGCAGGGCTCTCAGGGGTGAAGCGCCCTCTTGGCGGGCCGCGAAAAAGAGAAACTTCCCGGCAGATTTTGACAACCTATGGAGAACAGACATGAGAAAAATATTTGCCATACGGAATCAGCCGGTCACAGTGGATTTAATCCTTCTCCTTATTCGACTGGTGTGCGGGTACGCATTCGTGCTCCACGGATGGGGGAAGATTCAGAATCCCTTGAATTGGATGGGGAAAGAGTCGTCGATCCCCGGAATATTTCAGGCGCTGGCTGCCATTTCCGAGTTTGGCGGCGGCTTCGCGCTGATTTCAGGATTTCTGACTCGCTTGGGGGCATTCGGGATCGGCTGCACCATGGTGGTTGCCGTCTATATGCATCGGTTTGTTCTGGGGGACCCGTTCGTTAATCTCTCGGGCGGACGCTCTTACGAACCCGCGTTGGTCTACCTGTTGATTGCTCTATTCCTTGTGTTTTCAGGCCCGGGCAGATTTTCGCTGGATCGAAGTATCTTTGGAGTGAAAAGAAATGGCCGACTATGATTGAAGACGCGCCTACCGGCGTATCGCGCCGAAGGCGGGCAGGATTTGGCATAGTCTACGGCGGGATCGGCACAGGGCAGATGTGATGAATCGGATGAAATGGATTCTCGGTGTCCCGATCTTGATGGTTTTGTGTGCCTGTGGGCACCAGGCACCTCGGGGACAGGTCCAACGGCTACCGATCGATCCGCTTTATCAGTCCGAAGGAATCACACACACGTTTATCTTCCGTTCCGCGCACCAACTCACGTTCGAGGGGGAAGGGTTCTTCCTCGCCCTGCCAGGCGGCCAGGAAGTGTTTGTTCTGAGCTCTCCCGAGGACAACCCACACGAGATTGCCAACCTGAAGCGCTCATTGCAGGCCGTCCGGAAGGTGGGAGCCACGGTGGTTCCTCCACGGACCGAATCGGAAGAAGTCTATCTCTCCACGAAATACGACCTGGGTGCGGAGCACAGAGTCCTCAGCCCAACGGAAATTCACGCGCTCGCGGAAGAAGTCGTAAGGCGGGGAAATCGTAGAGCGGTAGCGTGGGTGAATCACCGGCACCTCCAAGTTCCTTCCGTGACACTGAATTTTTCCTGCGGAGGGATGGAAGGGATGGATCCCATCACGATGACAACCGGCGGGAGCGTGTACGTTCTAACCATCCACTTCAAGGATGGTGAAGCGCTAAGTTTGGTGGAGGCCGCCTCCCTTCCCAATGCACAAGACAAGCTGATCGCAAAAAAGGCTCTGCTGGAAGAAGCCGCGCGGACATCGAAGATGATCCGGGCGGAAAACCTGCAATATCATCGAGAGTTCTTTACGACCGAGGGACCTCGCAGCGGCTGGAGCACATTCGTCGATAAAGTCAGCGTTGAAGGATGTCCTTGAGCGCTTCCATAAAGGGGAAGCGCATCACCCCCACCCTGATCCCCCGATTTTATCCTTTTCCGATAGTTGACGGGCATTGTCCGTCGGCTTCCTTCCGGGCCTCTCCCGCGACGCGCGCCTTTTCGAGCAGGGACACAGGTTGTATACTGACCGGTCCGTGCGATCGTAAAACAGCACGGGCCGACAAAGAGGCAACGTGGAGGTACGCATGGGGGACCTGGTCAAGGTGGGGGAACGTTTCAAGGACGAAGCCCGGTTCAGCAAGGAGGAGATCGCCGAGTTCGCGAGGCTCGCAGGCGACTTCAATCCCCTGCACCACGACGAGGAATTCGCCAAAACCACCCGCTTCCAGGGGATCATCGCCTGCGGTCCGCAGACCGCGTCCCGGTTCCTGGGAATGACGGCCACTCACTTCTCGAAGCGTGGCGCTTCGCTGGGGCTCGAGTTCACCCTGCGTTTCCTGGGCCCGGTGCGCCCCGGAGAGCGCCTGGAGATGGTTTGGGAAGTGGTCGATGTAACGTACAAGCCAAAACTGAACGGGGAGATCGTGAAGCTCGAGGGAAGAGTCACCAACCCGGCGGGCGAAGCGGTCTTGGAGGGCACCGGGACGGTCCTGGTGGCCCGGAGTCTCTAAAAAACGGAAGACGCCCGGATTGCCAGGGACATCCCGATCCTGCTGGAGTTATCGGGCGGTACCACAAGAAAGCGCGCAGGGGTCATCGGGAGGTCGCCTTCCAACCACCCATCGGCAGCAACCGAAACGGAACCGAATCAGCTGGTTACCGGTTGAGCGCGGAACCCCTCCATCATGGCAATCGTTTTTCCGATCTTTTCGTCGCCGACCGCAAGTTCCAGAAGCATCATCTCTTCGTCATACACGTCTTGCGGAATATGATCTTTGATTTCCGGTTCAAAGACATGAAAGACCTTCAGGTGAAGACTTGCTCCCGCCAGAGGGCCGGACCAGCTGGGGTCGCCCTCCATGACCGTCCTGGAGCCGACTTCGAGGTATTGCTCGTTGGTGACCCCCCACACCACGATGAGGTTCTCCGGCCCGTGTTCATCCGCCGCCTTCTTGATCTCTTCTTGACTCGCCGAGTCAAGCGCCAGGGCGGCCGTTCAGACGAAACAGGCATCCCGAACCAGCACGACCTGCGCCCCGGCCGCCTCCAGGCACCTTTTCAGCGACTCGGCCTTGATCTCCTGGCCGTCCCCGAAGGCGATCACTTTCTTCCCTTCAAGCATCTCTCTCTTCCTCCGCAGGTTTCGGATTCTTTT is drawn from Deltaproteobacteria bacterium RBG_16_64_85 and contains these coding sequences:
- a CDS encoding bifunctional aconitate hydratase 2/2-methylisocitrate dehydratase: MIEAYLQEEKERAKLGIPPLPLNPEQTAGLCKLLQKPPKGQENFLLTLLKERVSPGVDPAAKVKAEFLAGIVSGKVKSPLLTPKDAVAILGTMLGGYNVAPLVAALKNKKLADDAARALSGITLVYDAFDDVAAMAKAKNPAAVQVLKSWAEAGWFTSRPSVPDTIKVKVFKVDGEINTDDLSPAGDAWSRPDIPQHALAMGKTRFKGGLDTIASFRREGNPVAFAGDVVGTGSSRKSACNSLLWHIGEEIPGVPNKKTRGVIIGGVIAPIFFNTAQDSGALPIKADVTGMKTGDVIVIDTRNGVISDESGKELSKFTLSPNTLADEFRAGGRIPLIIGRALTAKARKALGMKPSTVFTLPDNPVPKKDQAYSLAQKIVGAACGLPGVLPGTACTPRMATVGSQDTTGPMTADELKELACLKFQAPMFMQSFCHTAAYPKAADVKMHKSLPGFVSFRGGVALRPGDGVIHTWLNRLLLPDTVGTGGDSHTRFPIGISFPAGSGLVAFAGALGFMPLDMPESVLVRFTGKLNPGITLRDVVNAIPYYAIKKGLLTVPKKNKVNVFNGRILEMEGLPDLTVEQAFELTDAAAERSAAAGCIQLSEKPVAAFLRSNVALMKKLIADGYSDARTLENRIKAVEKWLKKPSLLKADKGAQYAAVIEIDLAEITEPILACPNDPDDVKLLSEVAGDAIQDVFIGSCMVNIGHFRASGEIWRGKRFNPDVRTWICPPTRMDQQQLKDEAYFSVYSAMGARIEIPGCSLCMGNQARVPEKSNVFSTSTRNFDDRMGDGARVYLGSAELGALTAVLGRLPQPAEYLQVYKEKIEPNKEKIYRYLQFDEMPDYR
- a CDS encoding RNA-binding protein: MGKKLYVGNLPFSATEDSLREAFLQFGTVESVNIITDRDTGQSKGFGFLELATQQEAASAITKMNGSEMDGRTLKVSEAQAKVPREGSGPGRGQYGGFRR
- a CDS encoding DoxX family protein encodes the protein MRKIFAIRNQPVTVDLILLLIRLVCGYAFVLHGWGKIQNPLNWMGKESSIPGIFQALAAISEFGGGFALISGFLTRLGAFGIGCTMVVAVYMHRFVLGDPFVNLSGGRSYEPALVYLLIALFLVFSGPGRFSLDRSIFGVKRNGRL